A genomic stretch from Terriglobales bacterium includes:
- the thrS gene encoding threonine--tRNA ligase, with translation MPETIKIKLPDGSVKDVPRGTTALEVAKSIGPQLAEAALVARTNGDLIDLTKPLEKDTELRILTSKDPEALEVFRHSSAHLLAAAVLELFPETKLGHGPPTADGFFYDFYREAKFTPEDLEKLENKMGELVAQDIPYAREWLPRGEGLEKFKGEGDFMKCHFIEQFTAPDEKISIYRTGKFTDFCRGPHIPSTGRIQAFKLLSVAGAYWLGDEKNPQLQRIYGTSFYSKKELDAYLHRLEESKKRDHRVLGKQLDLFSIQELAGPGLIFWHPKGGIIRKTMEDWLREEYLKRGYSLVYTPHVSRVDLWKISGHEGYYAQNMFSSMELDDANYRVKPMNCPGHILIYKDALRSYRDLPVRLGELGTVYRYERSGVMHGLLRVRGFTQDDAHIFCTPQQIEDEIVGCIEFAQAVLETYGFTEYTAELSVWDQKDRKSYAGTDENWALAIGSLEKALKRANIPYKTMPGEAVFYGPKIDIKLVDAIGRPWQLSTVQFDFTLPERFKLEYVAEDGTRKQPLMVHRALYGSIERFFGVLIEHYAGAFPVWLAPVQAVVIPISERHADYGNQIAAQLKAAGVRVEVDARNEKMNAKIREHAMQKVPYLLVVGDKEAANGHVNVRTRGQEKTEDLLAAEFVEKIRKHIAEKSTSL, from the coding sequence GGCCGAGGCGGCGCTGGTGGCGCGCACCAACGGCGACCTCATTGACCTGACCAAGCCGCTCGAGAAAGACACCGAACTGCGCATCCTGACCTCGAAGGATCCCGAGGCGCTCGAGGTCTTTCGGCACTCCTCCGCTCACCTGCTGGCGGCGGCGGTGCTCGAACTTTTCCCCGAGACCAAGCTGGGCCACGGCCCGCCCACCGCCGACGGCTTTTTCTACGACTTCTACCGGGAGGCCAAGTTCACGCCCGAGGACCTGGAGAAGCTCGAGAATAAAATGGGTGAGCTGGTCGCCCAGGACATCCCCTACGCGCGCGAGTGGCTGCCGCGTGGTGAGGGCCTAGAGAAATTCAAGGGCGAGGGCGACTTCATGAAGTGCCACTTCATCGAGCAGTTCACCGCGCCCGATGAAAAGATCTCCATCTACCGCACCGGCAAGTTCACCGACTTCTGCCGCGGGCCGCACATCCCTTCGACCGGACGCATCCAGGCCTTCAAGCTGCTCTCGGTGGCCGGGGCCTACTGGCTGGGCGATGAGAAGAACCCGCAACTGCAGCGCATCTATGGGACCTCGTTCTATTCCAAGAAAGAACTGGACGCGTACCTGCATCGCCTGGAGGAATCGAAGAAGCGCGACCACCGTGTGCTGGGCAAGCAGCTCGATCTGTTCTCCATCCAGGAGCTGGCGGGGCCGGGGCTCATCTTCTGGCATCCCAAGGGCGGCATCATCCGCAAGACCATGGAAGACTGGCTGCGCGAGGAATATCTGAAGCGCGGCTATTCGCTGGTCTACACCCCGCACGTCTCCCGCGTGGACCTGTGGAAGATCAGCGGGCACGAGGGCTATTACGCGCAGAACATGTTCTCGTCGATGGAGCTCGACGACGCGAACTACCGCGTGAAGCCCATGAACTGCCCCGGGCACATCCTTATCTACAAGGACGCGCTGCGCAGCTATCGCGATCTGCCCGTCCGCCTGGGCGAGCTGGGCACGGTCTACCGCTACGAGCGCTCCGGGGTGATGCACGGCCTGCTGCGCGTCCGCGGCTTCACCCAGGACGACGCCCACATCTTCTGCACTCCGCAGCAGATCGAGGATGAGATCGTTGGCTGTATCGAATTCGCCCAGGCCGTGCTCGAGACCTACGGCTTCACCGAGTACACCGCCGAACTTTCCGTGTGGGACCAGAAAGACCGCAAGTCCTACGCCGGCACTGATGAGAACTGGGCGCTGGCCATCGGCTCGCTGGAGAAGGCGCTCAAGCGCGCGAATATCCCCTACAAGACCATGCCGGGCGAGGCGGTCTTCTATGGGCCCAAAATCGACATCAAGCTGGTGGACGCCATCGGCCGGCCCTGGCAGCTTTCGACCGTCCAGTTCGATTTCACCCTGCCCGAGCGCTTCAAGCTGGAGTACGTTGCCGAGGACGGCACGCGCAAGCAGCCGCTCATGGTGCATCGCGCGCTCTACGGCTCCATCGAGCGCTTCTTCGGCGTGCTCATCGAGCACTACGCCGGAGCGTTTCCCGTCTGGCTGGCGCCGGTGCAGGCAGTGGTCATCCCCATCAGCGAGCGCCACGCCGACTATGGCAACCAGATCGCCGCGCAGTTGAAGGCCGCCGGGGTGCGCGTGGAGGTGGATGCGCGCAACGAAAAGATGAACGCCAAGATCCGCGAGCACGCCATGCAGAAGGTGCCCTACCTGCTCGTGGTCGGCGACAAGGAAGCTGCCAACGGCCACGTCAACGTCCGCACCCGCGGGCAAGAGAAGACCGAAGACCTGCTGGCGGCGGAGTTCGTGGAAAAGATCCGGAAGCACATCGCGGAAAAATCAACTTCGCTTTAA